cacttcagagggtagtgcgtatggcccagtacatcactggggcaaagctgcctgccatccaggacctctacaccaggcggtgtcagaggaaggccctaaaaattgtccccagccaccccagtcatagactgttctctctactaccgcatggcaagcagtaccggagtgcaaAGTGTACCACCCGgatcaagttgcagagggaggtgtttagtcccagggtccttagcttagtgatgagctttgagggcactatggtgttaaacactgagctgtagtcaatgaatagtattctcacatcggtgttcattttgtccaggtgggaaagggcagtgtggagtgcaatcgagactgcatcatctgtggatctgtcagGGCGGAATGCGAATTAGTGGGTCTAGGTCTAGGGTTtcagggataatggtgttgatttgagccatgaccagcctttcaaagcacttcatggctcaagaagtgagtgctacgggtcagtagtcatttagacaggttaccttagtgttcttgggcacagggactatggtggtctgcttgaaacatattggtattacaaactcagtcagggacaggttgaaaatgtcagtgaagacacttgccagttagtcagcgcatgctcggagtatacgtcctggtaatccatctggccctgcagcattgtgaatgttgacctgtttaaaggtcttactcacatcagctatggagagcgtgatcatacagtcgtccggaacagctgatgctctcatgcaaaTTTCAGTGTTACTtaccttgaagcgagcatagaagtaatttagctcgatTGGTAGGCTCATGTTACTTGGCAGCTCGTGGctttgcttccctttgtagtctttaatagtttgcaagccatgCCACGAGCGTatgagccagtgtagtacgactcaatcttagtcctgtattgacactttgcctgtttgatggttagtcggcaggcatagcgggatttcttataatcttctgggttagagtcccgctccttgaaagtggcaggtctagcctttagcccagtgcggatgttacctgtaatccatggcttctggttggggtatgtactagaggttgaccgattaatctgaATGGCCGATttattagggccgatttcaagttttcataacaatcggaaatctgtatttttgggctccgatttaaaaaaaatattattattattgaataccttttatttaactaggcaagtcagttaagagcacattcttattttcaatgacggcctaggaacggtgggttaactgccttgttcaggggcagaacgacagatttccaccttgtcagctcaggggatttaATCTTGCAActgtacagttaactagtccaacgctctaaccattgcactccacgaggagcctgcctgttacgcgaatgcagtagaagccaaggtaaattgctagctagcattaaacttatcttataaaaaattaTCCATCATAaccactagttataactactaatccagtttagcatgCAATATttaccaggtgaaattgtgtcatttctcttgtgttcattgcacgcagagtcagggtatatgcaacagtttgtgctgcctggctcattgtgaactaatttgccagcattttacgtaattatgacataacatttaaggttgtgcaatgtaacaagaatatttagacttatatTATTTAGACTTTATCTAacgggatgccacccgttagataaaataccgaacggttccgtatttcactgaaataataaacgttttgttttcgaaattatagtttccggattcgaccatattaatgaccaaaggctcgtatttctgtgtgttattatgttataattaagtctgatttgatagagcagtctgactgagcagcagcaggcccgtaatcattcattcaaacagcacttttgtgcattttgccagcagctcttcgcaagaacagcactgtttatgacttcaagcctatcagcctaatggctggtgtaaccaatgtgaaatggctagctagttagctgggtgtgcgctaataccgtTTCAagcgtcactcgcttttagatttggagtagttattcctcttgcgctgcaagggccttTCAGcatgtggagcgatgggtaatgctgcttcgagtgtgtctgttgtcgatgtgttcctggttcgagcccaggtaggggcgaggagggggacggaagctatactgttacactggcaatactatagtgcctataagaacatccaatagtcaaaggtatatgaaatacaaatggtatagagagaaatagtcctataaatactatattaactacaacttaaaacctcttaccttggaatattgaagtctcatgttaaaaggaactttcatatgttctcatcttctcagcaaggaacttaaacgttagcttttttacatggcacatattttacatggtacacattttacatggcacatacagtacatggcacatattgcatattggcacatatgactttcttctccaacactttgttttgcattatttaaaccaaattgaacatgtttcattatttatttgaggctaaattgattgtattgatgtattatattaagttaaaataagtgtccattcagtattgttgtaattgtcattattacaaataaacaaataaaaaaattggccgattaatcggcatcgggttttttggtcctccaataatcggtatcggctttgaaaaatcataatcggtcgacctctagtatgtacgtaaagtcactgtggggacgacgtcatcaatgcacttattgatgaagccaatgactgatgtggtgtactcctcaatgccatcggaataatcccggaacatattccagtctgtgctagtaaaacagtcctgtagcttagcatctgcttcatctgaccaattTTGTTATTGACCGAGTtattggtgcttcctgcttaagtttttgcttgtaagcaggatcaggaggatagaataatggtcagatttgccaaatggatgtCCAGGGAGAGCTTAgtacatgtctctgtgtttggagtaaaggtggtccattgttttttctccctctggttgcacatttcaCATGCTGAAAGAAATTTGGTAAGACAGATTTAAGTCCCCGgtcactaggagcaccgcttctggatgagcattttcctgtttgcttatgaccgtatacagctcattgagtgcggtcttagtgccagcatcggtttgtggtggtaaatagacagctacaaagaatatagatgaaaactctcttagtaaatagtgtggtctacagcttatcatgagatactctacctcaggcgagcaaaaccttgagacttcctttgaccccttgtcttaccagaggctgctgttctatcctgccgaaaaagcataaaacccgccagctgtatgttatttatgtcgtcgttcagctacgactctgtgaaacataagatattacagtttttaaatgtccctttggtaggatatacatgctCGCAGTTCGTCTATTTTATTATcaaatgattgtacgttggctaataggaccgatggtaaagaAAGATTACCGACTCGCCGTCgaatccttacaaggcacccagacATGCGTCCcagatatctctgtctctttctcctgcaaaTGACTAGGATGAGAGCCTTgttgggtgtctggagtaaatcctttGCATCCATCTCATTAAAGAAAAATAATCTTCTtccagtacggggtgagtaatcactgtcgtgatatctagaagctctttttggtcatatgAGACGGTGgcaaaaacattatgtacaaaataagtaacaaataatgtgaaaaaacacacacaatagcacaatttgGTTAGGGGGCTGGCAGgattgtgcaaggcggtattgaatgtcactgtctgtcacctcaaatttgtgtctcgacctgtgtgcacctacattgtaaactgtcattcatTGGCTAggctgtagcaacctcatgatgggtatacaAAAAAAAtgctgttacattgagctgggtgaatggaatatgaatgacagtcatccaatgtgCTTTAATAGAAagaaggccatgctcataaaaaaagaAAATCATCCTCCATCTTAAACGACACTGACCGCCACTGATGTTATCCCTTGACAGCGTCatcagaaagcacagcattgattttcactgctatgcagacgatACACGACTTTACATTTCTGTATCACCAGAGGATTTGAACTCCATGGATAAATGATTTgactgtattagtgatttaaatacttggatTGCTCACAAGACAAGGCCGAAgtacttattgttggagccaaagcacagagagagaatctggCTGCACATTTTAATTCATGCGCAATAAAGATAGttgttattttagattctgaactcaatttcaaatcacacattaggaatatgaccaaaatagctttttaccacTGCCACGGTGCAGCTGTTTCTCTCTGACTGATACAGTcagactcatccatgcttttattacaagccgGCTTGACTACtttaatgctctcctgtctggtcttcCCAAGAAAGCCATCGGTCAactgaaaaacaaacaaaatgctGCAGCATgagtactgaccaagaccagacagagcacacacattacactggttttaaggtctctacactggctgcctgttacTTTTAGAATAATTTTAAGGTttttctattggtttttaaatcaatccataattgtgcaccccaatacatgtcaaACATGCTTTTAAGATATGGACCCAGTAGTTCCCTCAGGTCAtctggcactggccttctaactatcccaaagcctaggaccaagaagCATGGAGaggttattatgcccccagcctctggaatagcctgccagagaacctgaggggagCTGAAACTGTGGGCAAATTTAAAAGAGATCTCTTCATTGTTAGCTTCACTTTGCCTCAGAGTGCTTTTTAGTTGTTCAGTGTGTCATTCTTTTCGTTGTTGTCTTATTTtggttgtgtagtaaatatttcagcttttattttcattGGGGTTTTTTTCCCTGTAAAAGCACATTTTGTTGCACTCGATGTCTGAAATGTGCtttataaataaagcttgattcaATTTGATGcactgaaaaatatatatatttttactttatttgtgtcacgacttccgccgaagttggctcccctgcctgtttggGCGGTGTTCAGCGGTcatcgtcaccgtcctactagctgctgccgatccctttttcgtttgtctgttggttttgtcttattagtttcacctgtgtgtattttggtttaattagcttccctatatgtagtagtttgacccgcccttgttttgtgcgggattgtcttttGTTACGTGTGTACATATTAGGTCATATTTTATTTTCTATACTGGACACCCTGTGGTTTTGGGTTGTCTGGTATAGTGTCCTGCACCCTGTATTGTATTGGGCTTATCAGTTGGGTGTGCAATAGTAAAGCACTTTACTCCGTTACTCTCACTCTGCGTCAGattcctgcacacacacctagtcccgcgtgacaatttgacctttatttaactaggcaagacggttaagaacaaattcttattttcaatgacggcctaggaacagtgggttaactgccttgttcaggggcagaacaacagattttaccttgtcagctcagggatttgatcttgcaacctttcggttactagtccaacgctctaaccactaggctacctgccgaaaTAAGCCAGCACTGCAGGGATGTCAATTATCAGTCCCACTGACACCAAAGCACTTTTTGCTTGTGTGTTTTTGCCAGTGCGAGGGCACTTTTTTATCCTTATGTTTTCCTTAAAGCTGTAAGTATTAACATGGTTTAGTCAGCCAACTGTGCTGAACAAGACCGCAAGATCCCCTCCGCATCCTCACCACAGTTCCACTAGTTATCCTGCATCTGTGTTTTAAGTAACACATCTATTTATAATAAATGTTTTGCATGTTTGGTGACCAATTGCAACAATTGTACCTCTCCTatcagtgggttgtgttgtctcCCTCCACCAATCATGCTTCCTGTTTCTCCATAGGCTTGACAGCTATTTGGCTCCGCCCCTTGACACTGGCTCCGCCCCTTCGCCCAGGTTGGTCTTCCCTGGAGCATGCCCATATCCCACCATGCACCTGCTGGCGAGCGGCTGGCTACTGCGCCATTCGGTGGTCATGTGTCTGCTGCTGCACTGCGTGGTGCTGATGACCTGCTTCCACCACGCCGCCACCAGCTGCTCCCAGGGCTGCTACTGCTCTGAGAGCGACGGCCATGGAAAGACTGTGCGCTGCAGCAACCTGCGTCTCACGGAGATCCCCCAGGACCTACCCAATGACACACGGCGCATCTACCTGGACTTCAACCTGCTCACTGAGGTCCCCAGCAATGCTTTCCAGGGTCTGCCCCTGCTCAGCGAGCTGGACCTCTCCAACAACGAGCTGGCCAAGCTGGAGCGAGGGGCCTTCAGGAGCCTGGGGCCCTCGCTCACCTTCCTGGACTTGTCTTCCAACAAATTGGTCAACTTTAACTCTGAGGCCTTTGAGGGGCTGCGGGCACGCGCCAACCTGACCAATAACCCGTGGCACTGCGACTGCAGCCTGCAGATGTCCATGCCCCACATTGACCTGGAGCCCCTCTCGCTGACGGGCATCGTGTGCAAGACGTCGGATCCGCCCGACGTGGGGGCGGAGGGTGTGCCCTTCCTGCTGGCCCAGGACCCGGACCTGTGCTTTGTGATGAAGAAGACCACGGACGTGGCCATGCTGGTCACCATGTTCGGCTGGTTCACCATGGTCATCTCCTACCTGGTCTACTACGTCCGGCACAACACGGAGGACACCCGCCGCCACCTGGAGTACCTCAAGTCTCTGCCCACCAAGCCGGGCCCGTCCGAGGCCTCTTCTACTGTCAGCACTATGGTATAGCCCAGGACCAGGAGAGCCCAGATGGGGGCTTAGGCTGGAGGGCTAAGTCTGCCAGAGGAGGTGGTTATTATAGGGCCTTAACCTGGCTGCACCCACACTTCAGGCCATTCAGTGCCAGCCAAGGAGAGTTCTGTCTGGCTTTTAGGTGGGTGCCACAGCGGCACTAGGATTTGTGTCCATATATGCAGGAAGCCCATCCAGACC
This genomic window from Oncorhynchus kisutch isolate 150728-3 linkage group LG20, Okis_V2, whole genome shotgun sequence contains:
- the lrrc3ca gene encoding leucine-rich repeat-containing protein 3B, with translation MRRRGRTLKMLDSYLAPPLDTGSAPSPRLVFPGACPYPTMHLLASGWLLRHSVVMCLLLHCVVLMTCFHHAATSCSQGCYCSESDGHGKTVRCSNLRLTEIPQDLPNDTRRIYLDFNLLTEVPSNAFQGLPLLSELDLSNNELAKLERGAFRSLGPSLTFLDLSSNKLVNFNSEAFEGLRARANLTNNPWHCDCSLQMSMPHIDLEPLSLTGIVCKTSDPPDVGAEGVPFLLAQDPDLCFVMKKTTDVAMLVTMFGWFTMVISYLVYYVRHNTEDTRRHLEYLKSLPTKPGPSEASSTVSTMV